One stretch of Periplaneta americana isolate PAMFEO1 chromosome 1, P.americana_PAMFEO1_priV1, whole genome shotgun sequence DNA includes these proteins:
- the LOC138696209 gene encoding cytochrome b5 domain-containing protein 1 yields the protein MTNVYYLPSEVVIHNTPDDIWVTYLGRVYNLTELVKEYEGQDVIKPILAFAGKDISHWFDRFTGEIRHMIHPITGARVPYTPHGRIPHVGLHVPTTAWRPLQTLPWWADPKYLIGNLTQGMRNVRVLNVLTGQENVITVCKEDKLSRIMERLMRFNSHCASYTFKFETRVLDMDKTLEENHIPDERETFCDVGLPEDYYIPCLMLYYNDDFTTA from the exons ATGACGAATGTTTATTACCTGCCGTCTGAAGTTGTTATTCACAACACTCCTGATGATATCTGGGTAACTTATTTAGGTCGAGTATATAATTTAACTGAACTAGTGAAAGAATACGAAGGTCAAGATGTTATCAAGCCAATCCTTGCTTTCGCAGGAAAAGACATCAGTCACTGGTTCGACCGTTTTACAGGAGAA ATAAGGCACATGATCCATCCGATTACCGGAGCTAGAGTACCTTATACTCCGCACGGTCGCATACCGCATGTGGGATTACACGTTCCCACCACGGCATGGCGTCCTCTTCAGACATTACCTTGGTGGGCCGACCCGAAGTATCTGATTGGAAATCTGACGCAAGGCATGAGAAATGTGAGGGTTCTTAATGTTCTTACCGGCCAGGAAAATGTCATCACT GTGTGTAAAGAAGACAAATTGTCGCGCATAATGGAACGACTCATGCGCTTCAACAGCCACTGTGCCAGCTACACCTTCAAGTTCGAGACTCGAGTACTGGACATGGACAAGACTCTGGAGGAAAACCATATCCCAGACGAACGAGAAACTTTCTGCGACGTCGGTCTTCCTGAGGACTACTACATCCCTTGTCTCATGCTGTATTACAATGATGACTTCACTACTGCATAA